The genomic DNA GGAGAGACCAAATGCAGGGAGGCCTGCTGGGAGGTAGTGTAGCCAGCAGATGAGGGTGGCTGGAACTAGGGCACAGGTGATGGACGTAAGGTGGAGGCTTGAACCCACACCTGCCAGGCCCCAGCTCtggcctcccacctccctcccccaacccagtgCTTTCGCTCCTATGTATCCCTGGCACCTGACACAGTCTCCCTGCTAACAGACTTGAAGCACCCTCTTCCCCTTAGTTTGGCACctcctgttcctccccctgcccaggaACCCCCAATGGCTCCCGGTTCCTACACATTAAAGTCTCAGCTTCCTGTAGCCTGTAACTCAACGCCGTTCACGGTCCTGCCTCAGTCCGTGTTTCCATCTCTCCAGGTGCACAGACAGTGTTGCTGTGCTCTGTGCAGGCCCAGAAAGAACACCTCTCTGTGCCCTGTCTGCGTGGTTTCCTGTGTCTGAGATACCCTCCCCAGTCTCCTCTCTGCATATCTACCTGTTCCCCCATTTTCAAGGCCCAGGCAGTGCCCTTCCCCTACCATGTACCccttggaggctggaagtcctcTCTCCACTATTTGAGGTCCAGGGCGCCAAATCTGCTCTTCTCTTACCCCCATCTGATGGTGAGCCATTGGCCCGggacctggcacagagtgggtgcCAGCAAATGTTTGTAGAAGGAATAACAGGGTGCCATGCagcgcgcacacacacccctccccacagctgtCTCCATCTGGCTGGCCATAGCCAGGAGATTCCTGCCTTCCCATGCTGTCCTCTCCTTCCACCAGCCTCAGCCCGCCCAGACACCCATTTACCAATTTCGGGGTCTACCAGCTGTTGTCTGCATTGCCACATCCTCAGAATAGGAGACTCCCCGCTTCCCTGAAggttcctgccccccacctctgatCAGGCCATCTTGCCTTTCGCAGCAGCTAGGAGAAGACCCAGCCAGTGCCGTGGATGCCAGGCACCCTCAGACCCATCATATACCTGAGACACTCCTCACTTTGGCCGGAAGGAGGAACTCACACCCCAGTTAGAAGAGTCTTTAGAAGAAACGGAGTGGGGGCTGGCAGGTGTGAGTGCCCATAGGTGGGATGTGGGCAGTCAGGAATCAATGGCACCAGAGGAACTTTTCTAAATACATACCacgccccctgccccctgctccacccccactgccaccctCACCTGCTCACCCTGGGCTGAGAGGTAAAGGAAATGTGCTTTGCACAGTGCTGGCTCCCGGGCAGCAACCCTCTTGCGGGTATCATTtcaggtggaggaggggcagacagTGGGGGAGAACTCAAAGTCCTCGGGAAGTAGGTGTGGAGGGCTCAGTGCAGTGATGAGGAGGGGCACCCGTGGGATTTGGGGGCCCGAGGAGGCAGTGACCGGACCAGGATTACCACTGCCGACTGGGTCCTTCTGCCCACTCTGTAACCACCATGCTCACCAGAGGCTCTGTTCCCTCAGCTCAGAGTCCTGATGTGTGCTCCTTTTTGTCCCTGCAGGAACCAAGACTCGAGAGGGGGTGGTACAAGGAGTGGCCTCAGGTACCAGCCCAGCCCCGGCCAGCCCCCTTCCCTCACCTCGGGCCTGGGATCCGGCTGGGatctggagggtgggggatggtggtGGAAGGGGGCACCCCCAGGGATTCCTGAGAGTATGCTCTGTGAGGGGAGGCCAGCTGGGACACCGTGAGGGGGAGAGATGAATCTCTGTCTGCTTCACCTTggcccccaacccccttccccaaTCTTCTGCCTGCTCCAGTGGCTGAAAAAACCAAGGAGCAGGCGTCCCATCTGGGAGGAGCCGTGTTCTCTGGGGCTGGGAACATTGCAGCAGCCACGGGCCTGGTGAAGAAGGAGGAATTCCCCACTGATCTGAAGGTGAGCTATCCTCTTACCGCGCGcgcgcacaaacacacacacacacacacacacacacacacacacgaacacacacgCAGGCCAGGCATGCCCACCCATACATGTGCCAccaggctccccctcccccagc from Neomonachus schauinslandi chromosome 7, ASM220157v2, whole genome shotgun sequence includes the following:
- the SNCB gene encoding beta-synuclein isoform X4, with translation MDVFMKGLSMAKEGVVAAAEKTKQGVTEAAEKTKEGVLYVGTKTREGVVQGVASVAEKTKEQASHLGGAVFSGAGNIAAATGLVKKEEFPTDLKEEYQEYEPEA